The following nucleotide sequence is from candidate division TA06 bacterium.
TAAAAATCTAAGTTAAAGGAGTTTTTATGAAAAAACTACTATTGGCATCATTGCTGGTATTCATCTCTGTCTTTGCCCTGGCCGGCGATAAGCCCCACGGCATCGTTAACCTTAAAACCGTTGACGTGATAATCGACGGTAAGGTTACCGAGGGCGAGTATCCAACCCACTTCACCGACTCCTACACCGGCATTGGGGTCAACTGGGTCTCGGACGGCAAGCTGCTGTACGTGGCACTGGAAAGCCCGCACCAAGGCTGGGCTGCCATTTCCTTCGGTGAACAGAAGATCCGGGGCAGTTCCATGATCATCGCCTACCACGATCCTTCGGGCCGCCGGGTGGACGAACACGTGGGCAGCTGGGTCTCCACCCACAAGGCCATCGAAAAACCAAAATTAGTGGACTTTAAGACCGCTAAGACCAACTCCGGGATGATAGTGGAATTCTCCATGCCTTTAAGCCTTTCCAACGGTCAGGCCATAGTCCCGGGACAGCCGATGCCCTTCATGCTGGCCTACCATAAGAGCAAGACCTCGTTCAAGGGCCGTCCCAGCCGCAAGTCGGCCGGGATGCTGATCCTGGGCAAACCGGAGCAGGAGGGGCAAGGCGAGCAGGCAGCCCCGGCCGATACCACGAAAAAGTAAAGAATGGTTACTGGAAATAAAACCCCGGACTTTGTTTGCAAAGTCCGGGGTTTTATTTGGGGAGAAGTGGTTACAATATCTTTAAAACGGCGCAAACCGGTTGGCTTCCCAGTAGGCGCTCTGCAAAAACTGCTGCTGCTTCACCAATGTCTCAAGGTGCTGTTCCTCCCAGCGGATCAGGGCATTGAAAAGGCGCTTGATCCTCAGCTCCTTGGCCTGGCGGCGGTAGGTCTTGTAGCTCTCGATGGAATTCTGCTCCAGCAAAATTCCGATGGAAATGGCCGACATCTCATAGTGCTTGTCGCCGACGCGTTCCCGGAACTCGGAACTGAAGATGGGGCTTTCCTGGGCCGGGTCCACCTTGGATTTTATCCGGGGCGGCTTCAGCTTTAAGCTTCCCTGTTTCTGGTGATCGGCGAACATGGCCTCCAGGGTCTTGTGGTGCCCCAGTTCGTCCTCGGCCAGTTGGCCGAACATCTGCCGGGCTTTGGGGTCCTCGGTGCGCTGGGCCGCAGTGGTATAGTGGTGATAACCGTCGTTCTCAAACTGCATGGCCTCCACCAGCGAGCGGGAAAAATCATCCATGACAATTTCTCCTTTTTTATCTTGATTGCTGTTTGTTATTCGTTCGATTCCAAGGTGAATT
It contains:
- a CDS encoding ferritin family protein; the protein is MDDFSRSLVEAMQFENDGYHHYTTAAQRTEDPKARQMFGQLAEDELGHHKTLEAMFADHQKQGSLKLKPPRIKSKVDPAQESPIFSSEFRERVGDKHYEMSAISIGILLEQNSIESYKTYRRQAKELRIKRLFNALIRWEEQHLETLVKQQQFLQSAYWEANRFAPF